The DNA region GGATATTACAAAGACCTGTCTCGTACTAAAGAGGAGTCAGCAAACGAACTGCAGTTTCTCAGAGACCATCTGTGGCTGGACAGAGGCACCAGGGCTGTGTTTCTCGACTTCTCTGTCTACAATGGGAACATCAACCTTTTCTGTATCGCCAGGTAAGATTCATCAGTCACAACATATCCATTTACAATATAGTGCAGGGATGTGCCTAATGATTATTTCTGGATTTGTAACAGTGTGTAACAAATAAATGGCACAAATGGACACATTTTAGGAATCTTCAATAGTCATTAGAGtctgaaaatgcaaaaataaacttGCAATTATTTTGTGAAATTCTAGATGTACATACTTGTGCTTCATTTTGATTTATCTCTAAAATATAAAAGTGCCAGTATGGACAGTTAATATGATTTGATGCATTTTTCAGGTTGCTGGTGGAGTTCCCTGCTACAGGTGGTGTGGTGACCTCCTGGCAGTTCCAAACAGTGCGTCTAATACGATATGTGTCCAGCTGGGACTACTTTGTGGGTGTGTGCGAGGTAGCATTCTGTCTATTCATCCTCTACTATGTGGTGGAGGAGGTGCTGGAGATCCGCATCCACCGCCTGCATTACTTCAAGTGCCTGTGGAACTGTCTGGATGTTCTCATTGTTGTGGTGTGTATCAAATTCGTACTCCGGATTATTATTAGTTAGATCATAGTAATTTTAACAAGACTGACAAAGTTTGTTGTCTGCTCTTTTTCTCCAGTTGAGTGTTGTTGCCATAATCATGAACATAACCAGAACAGCCATGGTGGGCAACCTTCTGAAAGGCCTGTTGGAGAACCACAACGCTCACCCCAGCTTTGAGCCTTTGGCCAACCTGCAGGTCCAGTTCAATCACGTGGCTGCGGTCATCGTCTTCTTCTCCTGGGTCAAGGTATGAATCTGTACCATTTGCACCATAATCAATCCAAAAATACCACACTGTATACATAAAAACCAACTGGCGACCAAcgggactgaaaaatgaagccagtgtttaagtgccaaaaactgcagttcctctaatggccacttgaggctggctccaaaagcgagtcaatcctcatagacccccatgttaaaatatacaagtaaacatgtttacagcctggaacaaaaaaaggtttgggtctctacagctaatttcctgtttcatgacaactgtatttGGGGTGAGCTCAAccatttaaatattattaagACTTAAAAGTCATGCATAGTCaagggcgtggtcactttgagAGACAGGTGGGTGTCATCTTGTCGCTAGTCTCTACAACAGCAGCAACGTTGTTAATCATTacgtaaccccagattcacagagtgtTGGCGTAGCCATAGCCATCAATATTACTGCGTTTgcagttaataaaaaaaaaataactttaatgttttggttaCCTAAAAAAGTCATGTTCAGCGTTGGATATTCAGTTTTTCCAGTAActacattttgtatttaatttgccaaaaattagcattagcattatcactgTTAACCATAGCAGTAAATGCACTGTGCCAATCAAGCTAGTGGCTAGCATTGGGAATGGCTCCACCCTTTCGTTCAAATATggtctggctccaaaaatccaagacgTCGAGAACAGATATTTTGCCAAACCAATGGATGACGtcatggtggctacgtccattatctTAAACAGTCTGTGATAAGAACCCACCTACAGTTCTGTGAAGTCCACTAATCCTCATAATTGTGCTCCTCCTCTCAGCTGTTTAAGTTCATCAACTTCAATAAGACCATGAGTCAGCTGTCCGGCACCATGTCTCGCTGCGCTAAGGACCTTGTGGGTTTCGCCATCATGTTCTTCATTATCTTCCTGGCGTATGCTCAGCTCGCCTACTTGGTGTTCGGAACCCAAGTCAACGATTTCAGTACCTTCCAGGCCAGCATGTATGTGATTCGAAGTATAGTCCTCAAATGTACAAACACCACCGTCAGCTGATGTTTCctgttatttaaaaatgttgtttgtgtttgtgtagttTTACTCAGTTCCGCATCATCCTGGGAGACTTTGAGTTCTCAGAAATAGAGGAGGCGAATCCAGTGCTTGGACCCATCTACTTCACAACCTTTGTCTTCTTCATTTTCTTCATCCTCATGGTGAGTCCGGTGTAGTcacgtttgttgttgtttacacacacaccctctaACACAACACCTTTTCTTATTCTCTCCATACAGAACATGTTCCTGGCAATCATCAACGACACATACTCTGAGGTGAAGGCCGACATGTCTCAGCAGAGGTCTGAGATGGAAATGACTGATCTCATTAAGAAGGTATTGAACTACATGTATTATTCATGTCGGCCGGGCAGATTAAATCCATTAAATcaacagcagctgctgcagcaataACGACAGAGCAGCTCCAGAAGCTACTCCAGATATTGCAGTTTTTGGGTCTGGTTGCATCTACGCACTCACAGATACAGATATTGGAAAAATTTAATGAGAACAGATATTAGAAAAGAGTATTAGAAAATAGCAGGATTTCTGCCAGTAAAGGTGTTAGTGGAGTGGTTAGTTGTTCTCCCTGAAGCTTGATATACTtcataaaactgaaataatttcCTCTGATGTGAATAGAAGTCTCAAATTGATTCTCTGCAGGAAACCCAGAGTGTGTCAGCTTCACAACATGTGATACAGAATGACGTATCTTTATGAAAATGGAGCAGAAGCATTGGATAGTAGAAGTGTGGTTTGTGTACCATAAACTGTAACCGGCTTCTTTAGGTTGCTCCAAATGTAAGTATTCTTCTCTCTTAGGGTTGTAACAAAGCTTTGATGAAGCTGAGACTGAAGAAGACGGCAGTAGATGACATCTCTGACAGTTTGCGTCAGGCCGGGGGCAAACTGAACTTTGATGAACTCCGCCAGGATCTTAAAGGGTGAAGAAAACTGAAAGATAAAAACTCGAAACTATTATATTATTTGAGTTTACTTCTGTATTTGTCAAACTCATACTGTGCTTTGACCTTTTTCCTTGCTCAGAAAGGGCCACACAGACGCAGAAATTCAAGCCATCTTTGCCAAATACGATCACGACGGTGACCAGGAGCTGACGGAGCACGAACACCAGCAGATGAGAGATGAcctggagaaagagagagtgagtgatgaTGCCAGCAGCAACACgtggaaaaacacaacacacccTGCATGTATGTGGTCGTTCACGCTCAGCCACAGCACCTGCAGATGTTCAGTGTGTCTCTGCTCGCTCGCCAGGAGGACTTGGAGCTGGAACGCAATTCGCTGACCCGACCCAGCAGCGGGCGGAGCTTCCCTCGCACCCAGGATGACTCAGAGGAAGACGATGATGAGGACAGCGGCCACAGCTCTCGTCGTCGCGGCAGCAGCTCAGGCGGTGTCTCCTATGAAGAGTTTCAAGTGTATGGAgcttttattattaaattttaTTATACTGTAACTTTACTGTTAATCAGTGAATGAAAGCTGAGCTAATAACTGATGAgtaataaaatgtcatagtcaAAGATACGCAGTTTATATACACACATTTGAGTTTTTCATATTAATCTGATTGATTCTTACTGTAGTACATTTACCATGTAAAATAATAAGGGCACTAACCGCTCTGTGTTTCTCAGTCTGGTGAGACGTGTGGACAGGATGGAGCACTCGATCGGCAGCATAGTGTCCAAGATAGACGCTGTGATCGTGAAGCTGGAAACCATGGAGAGAGCTAAACTCAAAAGGAGAGATGTGCTGGGCAGACTGCTGGACGGAGTCTTGGAGGTGAGAGGCAGTAGAGACACAGTCAGTGGCTGTGCGTTTACACGCACTTAAAGCTGCgataataaatgttaaatacacATGGGTTTGAATCTGgaagaaaaatacacactttgAGAGCTTcagtcaaattaaataaatgtccATTTTAATAAGGGTAAATAATCCTCAGTTAAAATTATACACAGGATAAAccaaagagaaagaaactgcTAACCAGCACTCTTGTCCCATGTGACGATGAAGAAAAAATGGGTTAAATGGTGTCCAGGGTTTAAATAGGGGTGAACAGGTGAACTCACTCAGGTTAATGAGTGAACAAAGAGTCAAAGGAGCCAATCAGTGCTGAGGAAACGGGGGAAAGGTGTCAAAATAAAGCATGAGTCGTATATATCTACATGCTAAGCAAATCTGTTTCCatagagtctgccatgttgtttctacaggagcccaaaacagacaaatcaaacactagcACTAGATGGGGctgtttgtagttttgtgtcgGCCACACAGgaggtttcagttggttgcaatccccaacctcaccactagatgtcacaaaatcctacacactgggcctcTAAGTAACTGGCCTACAGCCTGCTTTCCACAAAAATCTGACAAATTAATTATCTCATAAGATACTTGATTCCCACAGCTAGATTCCTCCaatctgtttttgtctgtcagGATGAGCGTGTGGGACGGGACACAGACGCCCACAGGGAGCAGATGGAGAGGCTGGTGAGGGAGGAACTGGAGCGCTGGGAGTCTGACGATATGGCCTCACAGGTCAGCCACCCACAGCCGGCCACTCCTATTGGCCCAAGGCCTCGCCCATCCTCCTCTTTGTCCACCGACGGCCTCGACACAAACGGGAGCAGCCATGTGTGAGGAGGACTTGGCCCGATGAAGGATATTTCACTCTGGCAAGAAACTCTTCATTTGAAGTTTCCCTGCAGCGATATGAGTAACTGAAGAGGTGGGACCATTTTTGCAGAACAAAGTAGCATTACAAAGGAGGTGACAGAATCAAACGCACCTCACCTCAGATACTTCAATGCACTGACAGTTCTTCTGTGAGACATCTATGAGTATTCACTAAAGCTATTATCAAGTATTACTTTCACAGGATGATGAAGGGAAACATGAGAATGTGTGGTAGAGACTTTTACGAAGGATTTACAGCACAGTGTTCCACAGTATTTCATATAACACACCATCCTCAGCACACTCAGCGTGACTTTAGTATTACATGAGAAATATCTCACCTGCTTCTGATTACTGTATCCACACATTGCAGCATTTACACAAACACCAAAAAGAAGTTTCTATGACTGTTAATTATGCTGATTATTTGttctttcatcattttaatACGCAGTAGGTACAAGTGTGGCACATTCTGTCATATTTACTCATCCTCTGTACGTCAATTAAGCTTCAGATTAAATAGCTTATCATCATTTTATGATACATATTGTAACTTGAAACAAACTTCAATTTGGAGTGCGACTAGTGTTCATGGGAAACCCatgcatttattattattttctcctGTGCCTTACTTTTTTACaatctatttctttttttaaaaatctcttatgccaaataaagtgttaataaaatataagcttgttttttttttaaattagattttaatCAGAGCCAAATCAGTAATGCCTTTTCCTGGTGTACAGAACAATGTGATCTACTGACCTCATCTGTAGTTTACTGAATGTAAATGCTCTTTTATAATATTATGATCGCATTTCCTTCATTGCTGATGCTTATAGTTGTACAAATATATAAAACCTAGTGAAATAATATAGTTTTTGTGTATAATGATCaaaaaaatatacttttatttgattttaggCCCTAGGATACCCTAGATAAGTTATGCAACATTAAATTTACGACTGTAAATGTACACCACAGCAATCCGTTCAAAAATGTGTCTGCTGATGTACAAATACTGTACTATTTAATTTAAGTATTCAGTAAcacttacagaaatagacacaaaattatgTTATTTTGGTCGCTGTATTAAGCTGCAGTTTTAAAGTTTATAGTTTATAATTAGTTGTTGAAAGAACACCTTTAAGAAAACTTCCATGGAAACTATCCTGAAATTACAGACCTGTAAAGTGTTgccaagtattttttaaataagatAATTATCCAAAACTTTACCGACACTTACATACAATTGCTGTATGTCAACATCAGAACACACTGCACTGAAAGAAAAACGCAAAGTCTGACGTTAAGTGAAAATGTTTATACGTTTTCAAAAAGCTGCATCAGAACATAAATGTGTATAGACTTTTTTTTGGtaagaacaaaaaaatacacatactAACAATGTATGTGATATAATTCTACAATATCtacagttattaaaaaaaaaaaaaaatcagtgctcAATTACAGTTAAGAAAGATTCAGTAATTGTACAAAAGTTGAATAATCAGGATTACTGAGTTACAAAAGTACTGAAAAAAGGCATAATCTGGTTTTAAAATAATACGgtaaatgtaaatattcatAAATAAGAAACACATCACACATAATCACGTCAATGTTCTGTGATAATCTTGAAACGACTGTCAGAAAACTCTCTGTTGGGCTTTAAAATCACTTCAACACTGtgaaaaataaagaacattgttattattagctCCTAAAAAGTTTTTCAGAGACACATGGTTTTCACCAATGACAGTTACACTAATGTTTACATTCAGGTATTATTTTACCTGTACTGAATATCCAAGTATTTAAGTGCAAAACGTAGACACACtcaaacagtttgacattttgggaaaaattGTGTATTTGCTTAGAGTAAGATAAGAAGATCAATACTCATATCTGTTCATTAAAACTGCTAATTTAAgctaattaacatttttataatttaagAATGAAACACATTGTTAGAAAGTAATTGGTTTTGGTTTTAAGTCACGCAGCTTTACTGTTATGGTTGACTCTCATGCCATGACTTTTGGACACAGCAGACTGTCTGCTGGATGAGTAAACAGGCTACTGTTTGCTAACACGTTCACCATAACAACTTTATAAGGAGATAATATGTAAACATTGTGTTAAGGCTactttagcttagcatagagacTGGCGGCAGGGgcaaacagctagcctgactcTTGTCATAGTTAAAAAATACGCTCTAAAGCTAAACCAGCAGTCTGTGTTTTAATACTGAGATACATGCTGTAACTATTGCCTGGCAAATGACAGCCAGACACAGTGACTTCCCAGAGTCTTGTTGTCACAGTGAGGTTTTCAGGCAACcaacagaaatgctgtgcagaaGTGCTTTTTACATTTCCGTTTGTGTAatgattaaacaaacaacatacGAGTAAGCTTTAGCTGCGGAAGATCTATTAATGAACTTCGAACTAAGTCAGTCAGCTGTTTCCTCCTTACTTTAAGTCTTtacgctaagctaagctaagctaagctaagctaactgcctcCTGGCTCCAGCCCCACACTCACACTCCACACTTGGTGCTCCTTTTCTGTTTGCACGTATGTGAATTAGGTAATATGGATATATTTggtggaaaattgcaaaaaagcCTCATTAGAAAAACAGTTCACAAAAATCAGTTCTAAGAGCCACACGCAGTTTATGTGAAATTATTAACATCTTCAGAAAGTTCGTGGTAACAATAGACTGGATATGAAGATGGACGCCGCATCTCCACTTAACTCCccctgtacaaaaatgaagccaaaatattgcGGGTACAGCTACTGCCATCTTACCCTGGTGACATCACTTGGAGCCACAGTCTGCACAGTAGCTATCACTGCTATGCTGAGTACCGATCGCAGTCACCACACATAGCCAATCAATCTGTCGTCAATCTGTTGTCAATTCctctaattaaaaccaaaacgCATCAGGAGAATcaacacttgaacacacagcATCCTGATAacaactacctaaaatgacttTATGGGCATGCTTGCGCTGTGATATCACTTGTGTAATATCCTCAATCTGTTCTGTGAACTGGCCTGATAGAGTGGCATCAATCATCTCATCTTACTCCATGTAAAAAGAAGGTATGTGtctttcccaaaatgtcataCTATTCCTTTACTGGTGAAATTCTTTTTGAACATTTACCTGCCTGGTTCCTTGAAGACAACAATAAAAGATACATAATCACACATTTAAGTGAACTTCTTGATATAGCGGAGTTTCAGGTAAGCGATGATGAGGAATATGAAGGTCATTGCGGTCAGAGCCACATGATTCTCCCACAGTCCCCAGGTGGTGTACTCTATTCCCAGGTAGTCCAGATACTGCTCACCTGTACATCTGAAATAACACCAGTCCCAACTGCTTAATTACAATGTTACAATCAATGTTtgagctgtttgttttgtagttcATAAATGAGGCATGGtgacattcatgtcgacgttgataatgactccctggctaccgcgtttatctcattattagactccattggcttcagtcagggtgtacatgaacctactcattgttttaaccatacccttgatctagttctgacgtatggaattgaaattgataacctaaaagtctttccacagaatccctcgctatcggatcattatctgattacttttgatttctttttactcgattacacgccactcagcaacagttactatactagatgtttatcagatagtgctgtcgcaaaacttaaggaaaagattacttcgtcgttaaattcaataccaataccttcagtaacagaggtttcccgtgccgactttaacctctcccgaattgatcattttgttgatagcaccgtaggctcgctacgaacaacgctcgactctgtagctcctcttaaaaagaagttaaaaaagcaaagaaagttcgctccttggtataactctcaaacccgtaagttaaaacaaatatcgcgaacaaatatcgcgaaaatttgaaaggaattggcgattaaccaaactggaagaatctcgtttaatctggacagacagtctcaaaacttataagaggggcctccgcaatgccagagcaaactattactcagctctaatagaagacaataagaacaaccccaggtttcttttcagcactgtagccaggctgactgagagtcagagctctattgagccttgtattcccttagcccttagcagtaatgattttatgagcttttttaatgacaaaattctaactattagaggcaaaattcatgacctcctgccctcagatagtacctatctaacctcaaacacagctgtaaaatctaatatatatttagattgcttctcccaatttctcttcaagaattgactgcagtgatttcttcatccaaatcatcaacgtgtctcttagaccccatcccaactaggctacttaaggaggtcttacctatagttaacactcatatattagatatgatcaatatatccttattaacaggttatgtaccacagtcttttaaggtagctgtaattaaacctctactaaaaaagcccaccctggatccagaggtgttagccaactatagaccaatatctatcaaagatccttgagaaagtagtcgcagaccagctgtgtgattttctccaggataataat from Epinephelus fuscoguttatus linkage group LG3, E.fuscoguttatus.final_Chr_v1 includes:
- the pkd2 gene encoding polycystin-2 isoform X1, which produces MSSSRVRPQQLPQSQPGRLPHRLDSSEGIEMENIQHQDLGLGGVIGTPSPPSRQAWSRDNPGFEPEDEIMEADWPPASPGRRSVSTASSSSCSSGLGSYTGAGSSTHIARGGLYPTPTVDARQQDRLDHRSCMKQILHKIRILWGTELMEDSDNSRERYLRNVLREMITYITFLITICILTYGMVSANMYYYTKVMSQLFLDTPLSAGDPSTFRSLSSMEDFWKFTEGPFLNGMYWEVWYNNQSLPENHSLIYYENLLLGVPRLRQVKVRNESCTVHEDLRDEVQDCYNMYTPTNEDTASFGPKNGTAWVYTTESEMNGSSYWGQISKYGGGGYYKDLSRTKEESANELQFLRDHLWLDRGTRAVFLDFSVYNGNINLFCIARLLVEFPATGGVVTSWQFQTVRLIRYVSSWDYFVGVCEVAFCLFILYYVVEEVLEIRIHRLHYFKCLWNCLDVLIVVLSVVAIIMNITRTAMVGNLLKGLLENHNAHPSFEPLANLQVQFNHVAAVIVFFSWVKLFKFINFNKTMSQLSGTMSRCAKDLVGFAIMFFIIFLAYAQLAYLVFGTQVNDFSTFQASIFTQFRIILGDFEFSEIEEANPVLGPIYFTTFVFFIFFILMNMFLAIINDTYSEVKADMSQQRSEMEMTDLIKKGCNKALMKLRLKKTAVDDISDSLRQAGGKLNFDELRQDLKGKGHTDAEIQAIFAKYDHDGDQELTEHEHQQMRDDLEKEREDLELERNSLTRPSSGRSFPRTQDDSEEDDDEDSGHSSRRRGSSSGGVSYEEFQVLVRRVDRMEHSIGSIVSKIDAVIVKLETMERAKLKRRDVLGRLLDGVLEDERVGRDTDAHREQMERLVREELERWESDDMASQVSHPQPATPIGPRPRPSSSLSTDGLDTNGSSHV
- the pkd2 gene encoding polycystin-2 isoform X2, coding for MSSSRVRPQQLPQSQPGRLPHRLDSSEGIEMENIQHQDLGLGGVIGTPSPPSRQAWSRDNPGFEPEDEIMEADWPPASPGRRSVSTASSSSCSSGLGSYTGAGSSTHIARGGLYPTPTVDARQQDRLDHRSCMKQILHKIRILWGTELMEDSDNSRERYLRNVLREMITYITFLITICILTYGMVSANMYYYTKVMSQLFLDTPLSAGDPSTFRSLSSMEDFWKFTEGPFLNGMYWEVWYNNQSLPENHSLIYYENLLLGVPRLRQVKVRNESCTVHEDLRDEVQDCYNMYTPTNEDTASFGPKNGTAWVYTTESEMNGSSYWGQISKYGGGGYYKDLSRTKEESANELQFLRDHLWLDRGTRAVFLDFSVYNGNINLFCIARLLVEFPATGGVVTSWQFQTVRLIRYVSSWDYFVGVCEVAFCLFILYYVVEEVLEIRIHRLHYFKCLWNCLDVLIVVLSVVAIIMNITRTAMVGNLLKGLLENHNAHPSFEPLANLQVQFNHVAAVIVFFSWVKLFKFINFNKTMSQLSGTMSRCAKDLVGFAIMFFIIFLAYAQLAYLVFGTQVNDFSTFQASIFTQFRIILGDFEFSEIEEANPVLGPIYFTTFVFFIFFILMNMFLAIINDTYSEVKADMSQQRSEMEMTDLIKKGCNKALMKLRLKKTAVDDISDSLRQAGGKLNFDELRQDLKGKGHTDAEIQAIFAKYDHDGDQELTEHEHQQMRDDLEKERDLELERNSLTRPSSGRSFPRTQDDSEEDDDEDSGHSSRRRGSSSGGVSYEEFQVLVRRVDRMEHSIGSIVSKIDAVIVKLETMERAKLKRRDVLGRLLDGVLEDERVGRDTDAHREQMERLVREELERWESDDMASQVSHPQPATPIGPRPRPSSSLSTDGLDTNGSSHV